From the Halalkalicoccus sp. CGA53 genome, one window contains:
- a CDS encoding TVP38/TMEM64 family protein, with protein sequence MRPRRRLSSVLSEGFRPSVRTVIGVGLLLAIVSAALVVGPDRAVAALTVAAESPWLLPSLFALYLVRPLLGWPHSPFPLAVGFLLGVTLGTVVALAGAVLTALPPYLIGCWLGTDSGQFGRVGERGRRFAEGTGSLRAVVAARLTPLPIDLVSYGAGVARVRPRPYVLGTFLGEIPWIAAFVAVGAGANSLTAADLSTPGVLPVVLLTALGLLLLAKPLWRVVRD encoded by the coding sequence GGACCGTCATCGGGGTGGGACTCCTCCTCGCCATCGTCTCGGCCGCCCTCGTCGTCGGTCCCGACCGGGCGGTGGCGGCGCTCACCGTGGCCGCCGAGAGCCCGTGGCTCCTCCCCTCGCTGTTCGCGCTCTACCTCGTCCGCCCGCTGCTCGGCTGGCCGCACAGCCCGTTCCCGCTCGCCGTCGGCTTCCTCCTCGGCGTGACCCTCGGAACCGTCGTCGCGCTCGCGGGTGCGGTGCTCACCGCTCTCCCGCCGTACCTGATCGGTTGCTGGCTCGGGACCGACTCCGGTCAGTTCGGTCGCGTGGGCGAACGCGGTCGGCGGTTCGCGGAGGGAACGGGGAGCCTCCGCGCCGTCGTCGCCGCCCGGCTGACGCCGCTGCCGATCGACCTCGTCTCCTACGGCGCGGGCGTCGCGCGGGTCCGGCCCCGTCCCTACGTGCTCGGTACGTTCCTCGGGGAGATCCCGTGGATCGCGGCGTTCGTCGCCGTCGGTGCCGGCGCGAACTCGCTGACCGCCGCCGACCTCTCGACCCCCGGTGTACTGCCGGTCGTGCTCCTGACCGCACTCGGCCTGCTCCTACTCGCGAAGCCGCTCTGGCGGGTCGTGCGGGACTAG
- the gdhB gene encoding glutamate dehydrogenase GdhB produces MASSTTAAEQDAKPSAESESALETARRQLSRAAEIIDLDEDIHTRLEHPTRVQRVSLPLRRDDGRVEVLTGYRAQHDSVRGPYKGGIRYHPDVTEDECIGLAMWMTWKTAVMDLPLGGAKGGVIVDPKSLSDGEKERLTRRLAQELRDIVGPMHDVPAPDMGTDAQTMAWFMDAYSVQEGETTPGVVTGKPPAIGGSYGREEAPGRSVAICAREACAYHDLPLSEATVAVQGFGSVGANAARLLDDWGATVVAVSDVTGAAYDPAGLDTRAIPSHEEEPEAVASHSERVLPNEELLTLDVDVVIPAAVGNVIRTENAEDVRASIVVEGANGPTTTGADAILDERGVTVIPDILANAGGVTVSYFEWLQDINRRAWSLSRVNEELEREMLSAWEAVQTEVDTRDVTWRDAAYVVALTRIAAAHDARGLWP; encoded by the coding sequence ATGGCCTCTTCGACCACCGCAGCCGAACAGGACGCGAAGCCGAGCGCCGAATCCGAGTCGGCGCTCGAGACCGCCCGTCGACAGCTCTCCCGGGCGGCCGAGATCATCGACCTCGACGAGGACATCCACACCCGACTCGAACACCCGACGCGCGTCCAGCGCGTCTCGCTCCCGCTGCGCCGCGACGACGGCCGCGTCGAGGTGCTCACCGGCTATCGAGCCCAGCACGACAGCGTCCGCGGGCCGTACAAGGGCGGGATCCGCTATCACCCGGACGTGACCGAGGACGAGTGCATCGGGCTGGCCATGTGGATGACCTGGAAGACCGCGGTGATGGACCTGCCCCTCGGCGGTGCGAAGGGAGGCGTGATCGTCGACCCGAAGTCGCTCAGCGACGGCGAGAAGGAACGACTCACCCGGCGGCTCGCCCAGGAGCTCCGCGACATCGTCGGTCCGATGCACGACGTCCCGGCCCCGGACATGGGTACCGACGCCCAGACGATGGCGTGGTTCATGGACGCCTACAGCGTCCAGGAGGGCGAGACGACGCCCGGAGTCGTCACCGGCAAGCCGCCGGCGATCGGCGGGAGCTACGGCCGCGAGGAGGCCCCCGGGAGGAGCGTCGCGATCTGCGCGCGCGAGGCGTGTGCCTACCACGACCTCCCGCTCTCGGAGGCGACCGTCGCGGTCCAGGGCTTCGGCAGCGTCGGCGCGAACGCCGCTCGCCTGCTCGACGACTGGGGCGCGACCGTCGTCGCCGTCAGCGACGTCACCGGCGCGGCGTACGACCCCGCAGGCCTCGACACCCGGGCGATCCCCTCCCACGAGGAGGAGCCCGAGGCGGTCGCGAGCCACTCCGAGCGAGTGCTCCCGAACGAGGAGCTGCTCACCCTCGACGTCGACGTGGTCATCCCCGCGGCGGTGGGCAACGTCATCCGGACGGAGAACGCCGAGGACGTACGGGCGTCGATCGTCGTCGAGGGGGCGAACGGCCCGACGACGACCGGCGCCGACGCGATCCTCGACGAGCGGGGCGTGACGGTGATCCCCGACATCCTCGCGAACGCGGGCGGGGTGACCGTGAGCTACTTCGAGTGGCTCCAGGACATCAACCGGCGGGCGTGGTCGCTCTCCCGGGTGAACGAGGAACTCGAACGGGAGATGCTCTCCGCCTGGGAGGCGGTCCAGACGGAGGTCGACACGAGAGACGTCACCTGGCGCGACGCCGCCTACGTGGTCGCACTCACCAGGATCGCGGCCGCCCACGACGCACGCGGGCTCTGGCCGTAG
- a CDS encoding bacterio-opsin activator domain-containing protein, whose product MTASEGDRRAVLLVGPEGSHGDLREALPGWRVGTTDEPGAAEVDADAAVCVHDPPEADAPSATESLRDREPTLPVVVCTRTPSGSLVRAATAAGASATIDWDGLEALSGTLTAAAERAEAERGRRERAVLAEVTFEDATPRWVCSWDGGIGRTNRAAAAAVDREPESLSGELLWDGPWWTAGDEQELRSVVERAREGGEATVETTAVVEPGRRGTVEVTARSFGEDRLLVTAVDVSERAKLAERLRRSEELHRVTLNNMTDTVLLTDSEGRFEYICPNVHFIFGYTVAEIEAMGTIDALLGDGLYDPEELSERGVLTNVECTTTDKAGEEHTLLVNVKEVSIQGGTTLYSCRDVTARKQRERALSALHHTTRELLYAETDAEIASLVVEDAATVLSREGVALYRYDAEANLLRPAATTSAIERRHGPLHPVEPGTEGIGRVFLDGESGEVRIGGDVAGGRGLCVPIGDHGVLAVASKTTDDLLREITELVAATAEAALDRVEREAALRERDRRLREQNRDLERANRINDLIREVDRAIVRAETREEIERAVCERLVGADGFAFAWIGEHRVGGDTIRPRLRAGSDRGYLDRAVVGADDGDEPAAVAGRTGETVTVGNVAENPRAAPWRKAALGSGFQSVTSVPLAAEGARHGVLTVYGERPGAFDEVTLTVLGELGETVASAIDAVARKDALLGETVTDLEYEVEEPTGPLASLARRAGATLTLDGAIRQGDGRLAFVTVDGAPASHVAESVDGSTITDARVIAEDGTGGVIQLRVTGPLLVGALADHGAVVRTLRVGPERADLLVSIPPSVAPRTVDAVVTDRQPTATLVAQRDRSRSGADRRPWLAERLTDRQLEVVRTAYHAGYFASPRESTGQEVAASLGISPQAFYEHVRTAQRALFEATIGETPSMVE is encoded by the coding sequence ATGACGGCGAGCGAGGGCGACCGACGAGCCGTACTCCTCGTCGGTCCGGAGGGGAGCCACGGCGACCTCCGCGAGGCGCTCCCCGGCTGGCGAGTCGGGACGACGGACGAGCCCGGAGCGGCCGAGGTCGACGCGGACGCCGCGGTCTGCGTCCACGATCCGCCCGAAGCCGACGCTCCGTCCGCCACCGAATCGCTCCGGGATCGAGAGCCGACGCTGCCGGTCGTCGTCTGTACACGGACACCCTCGGGGTCGCTCGTCCGTGCGGCGACCGCCGCAGGCGCCTCGGCGACCATCGACTGGGACGGGCTCGAGGCGCTGTCGGGAACGCTTACGGCGGCAGCCGAACGGGCCGAAGCCGAGAGGGGACGCCGCGAGCGTGCGGTCCTGGCGGAGGTCACCTTCGAGGACGCGACGCCGCGGTGGGTCTGTTCGTGGGACGGAGGGATCGGCCGGACGAACCGAGCGGCGGCGGCCGCCGTCGACCGTGAGCCCGAGTCGCTCTCGGGCGAACTGCTCTGGGACGGCCCCTGGTGGACCGCCGGCGACGAACAGGAGCTCCGCTCGGTCGTCGAACGCGCTCGCGAGGGTGGCGAGGCCACCGTGGAGACGACGGCCGTCGTCGAACCGGGCCGGAGGGGGACGGTGGAGGTGACCGCCCGGTCGTTCGGCGAGGACCGGCTGCTCGTGACCGCGGTCGACGTGAGCGAGCGCGCGAAGCTCGCCGAGCGGCTCCGGCGCTCGGAGGAGCTCCACCGAGTGACGCTCAACAACATGACCGACACCGTGTTGCTCACCGACAGCGAGGGCCGCTTCGAGTACATCTGTCCGAACGTCCACTTCATCTTCGGCTACACCGTCGCCGAGATCGAGGCGATGGGGACGATCGACGCCCTGCTCGGCGATGGGCTCTACGACCCCGAGGAGCTCAGCGAGCGGGGTGTGCTGACGAACGTCGAATGTACGACGACGGACAAGGCGGGCGAGGAGCACACGCTCCTGGTCAACGTGAAGGAGGTCTCGATCCAGGGCGGGACGACGCTCTACAGCTGTCGCGACGTCACGGCGCGGAAACAGCGCGAACGGGCGCTCTCGGCGCTCCATCACACCACCCGCGAGCTGCTGTACGCGGAGACCGACGCCGAGATCGCCTCGCTCGTCGTCGAGGACGCGGCGACGGTCCTCTCGCGGGAGGGGGTCGCGCTCTACCGCTACGACGCCGAGGCGAACCTGCTGCGACCGGCGGCGACGACGAGCGCGATCGAGCGACGACACGGCCCGCTGCACCCGGTGGAGCCCGGGACGGAGGGGATCGGCCGCGTCTTCCTCGACGGCGAGTCCGGCGAGGTCCGGATCGGCGGGGACGTCGCCGGGGGAAGGGGGCTCTGCGTCCCGATCGGCGATCACGGCGTGCTGGCGGTCGCCTCGAAGACGACCGACGACCTACTGCGAGAGATCACAGAACTCGTCGCCGCGACGGCCGAGGCGGCCCTCGACCGGGTCGAACGCGAGGCCGCACTCAGAGAGCGCGACCGGCGTCTCCGCGAGCAGAACCGCGACCTCGAGCGGGCCAACCGGATCAACGATCTCATCCGCGAGGTCGACCGCGCGATCGTTCGCGCGGAGACGCGCGAGGAGATCGAGCGGGCGGTCTGTGAGCGGCTCGTCGGCGCCGACGGGTTCGCCTTCGCGTGGATCGGCGAGCACCGCGTCGGCGGCGACACGATCAGGCCGCGGCTGCGGGCGGGCAGTGATCGCGGCTACCTCGACCGGGCAGTCGTCGGAGCGGACGACGGGGACGAGCCGGCGGCCGTCGCGGGTCGGACGGGAGAGACCGTGACGGTCGGGAACGTCGCGGAGAACCCGCGGGCGGCCCCCTGGCGAAAGGCGGCGCTCGGCTCCGGCTTCCAGTCGGTCACCAGCGTACCGCTCGCCGCGGAGGGCGCACGACACGGCGTCCTGACCGTCTACGGCGAGCGGCCGGGCGCGTTCGACGAGGTCACCCTGACCGTGCTCGGAGAGCTCGGCGAGACGGTCGCTTCGGCGATCGACGCGGTCGCGCGGAAGGACGCCCTCCTGGGCGAGACGGTGACCGACCTCGAGTACGAGGTCGAGGAACCGACCGGGCCGCTCGCGAGCCTGGCGAGACGCGCCGGGGCGACGCTCACGCTCGACGGGGCGATCCGACAGGGCGACGGGCGGCTCGCGTTCGTCACGGTCGACGGTGCTCCGGCGAGCCACGTCGCGGAGTCGGTCGACGGCTCGACGATCACCGACGCGAGGGTGATCGCGGAGGACGGGACGGGCGGCGTCATCCAGCTCCGCGTCACGGGTCCGCTGCTCGTCGGTGCGCTCGCCGACCACGGCGCCGTGGTCCGCACGCTCCGCGTCGGCCCCGAGCGGGCCGACCTCCTCGTCTCGATCCCGCCCTCCGTCGCCCCCAGGACCGTCGACGCGGTCGTCACCGACCGGCAGCCGACGGCGACGCTCGTCGCCCAGCGCGATCGGAGTCGGTCGGGGGCGGATCGTCGCCCCTGGCTCGCCGAGCGCCTCACCGATCGCCAGCTCGAGGTCGTCCGGACCGCGTACCACGCGGGCTACTTCGCCTCCCCGCGCGAGAGTACCGGACAGGAGGTCGCGGCGTCGCTCGGCATCTCCCCCCAGGCGTTCTACGAACACGTCCGAACCGCACAGCGCGCGCTGTTCGAGGCGACGATCGGCGAGACCCCGTCGATGGTTGAATAG
- a CDS encoding halocyanin domain-containing protein gives MNGSRSDDRSASRREALRLVGGGAAVAAVGTGGVGTALAEEPEYGGFLDDAENYEETEDLRGEEEVVIEVGAGDQGLTFEPPAVWIEPGTEVVWEWTGEGGAHNVVATGGPGDFESETTDEAGFTFEFTFEDEGITEYVCTPHEAQGMIGAVAVGDVEVAGTGAADDAGETLVLGLIASAIVLALLSPLAFAALLFRNDEE, from the coding sequence ATGAACGGATCGAGGTCCGACGATCGGTCGGCGAGTCGGCGCGAGGCGCTCCGTCTCGTGGGTGGGGGGGCGGCCGTCGCGGCGGTCGGCACGGGGGGCGTCGGGACCGCCCTCGCGGAGGAACCGGAGTACGGCGGCTTCCTCGACGACGCGGAGAACTACGAGGAGACCGAGGACCTCCGCGGCGAGGAGGAGGTCGTGATCGAGGTCGGCGCGGGCGACCAGGGACTCACCTTCGAGCCGCCAGCGGTCTGGATCGAGCCCGGAACGGAGGTCGTCTGGGAGTGGACCGGCGAGGGCGGCGCGCACAACGTCGTGGCGACCGGTGGTCCGGGCGATTTCGAGAGCGAGACGACCGACGAGGCGGGCTTCACCTTCGAGTTCACCTTCGAGGACGAGGGGATCACCGAGTACGTCTGTACGCCCCACGAGGCCCAGGGGATGATCGGCGCGGTCGCCGTCGGCGACGTCGAGGTCGCGGGCACGGGAGCGGCTGACGACGCCGGTGAGACGTTAGTCCTCGGCCTGATCGCCTCGGCGATCGTGCTCGCGCTGCTCTCGCCGCTCGCGTTCGCGGCGCTGCTGTTCCGAAACGACGAGGAGTGA
- a CDS encoding rubrerythrin-like domain-containing protein, producing MATERRGDGASTTRTWDCGYEPDRRAEYECLDCGEVLRTRGHPGGCPGCGSVLRNRTMPIE from the coding sequence ATGGCAACGGAGCGACGCGGCGACGGCGCGAGTACGACCCGGACCTGGGACTGTGGATACGAGCCGGACCGACGGGCGGAGTACGAGTGTCTCGACTGTGGTGAGGTGCTCCGCACGCGAGGACACCCCGGGGGCTGTCCCGGCTGCGGATCGGTACTCAGAAACCGTACGATGCCGATCGAGTGA